The following are encoded in a window of Candidatus Fluviicola riflensis genomic DNA:
- a CDS encoding TetR family transcriptional regulator: MSSADRKAKKKEELKALILEASMKLFVEKGIEQTTIRNIADAIDYSIGTVYIYFKDKNAIFHALHTQCFAELGVQFRVLYDLNDPMERLKAMGKLYIQYAMDNPDKYDLMFSLKAPMEFLNEIQANEWEEGTASFEVLRTTVQECIMAGHFKGHNLEPLSYLIWGCVHGLCSLEIRARTKGVLLKNPDTIVADGYDEFLKLLDKQ, translated from the coding sequence ATGAGTAGTGCAGACCGCAAAGCAAAGAAAAAGGAAGAACTGAAAGCCCTGATACTTGAAGCATCCATGAAGCTTTTTGTTGAAAAAGGCATTGAGCAGACTACTATCCGCAATATTGCCGATGCCATTGATTACAGTATCGGCACGGTGTATATTTATTTTAAGGATAAGAATGCCATTTTTCATGCTCTGCACACACAATGCTTTGCCGAACTTGGTGTGCAATTCAGGGTGCTGTATGATTTAAATGACCCGATGGAGCGGCTAAAAGCTATGGGCAAACTTTATATCCAATATGCAATGGACAATCCCGATAAATATGACCTGATGTTCAGTTTAAAAGCGCCAATGGAGTTTCTCAATGAGATCCAGGCGAATGAGTGGGAAGAGGGAACTGCTAGCTTTGAGGTATTGCGAACAACAGTGCAGGAATGCATTATGGCCGGCCATTTCAAAGGGCATAACCTGGAGCCATTGTCCTATTTGATTTGGGGTTGTGTGCATGGTCTTTGCAGCCTTGAAATAAGAGCAAGGACAAAAGGTGTTCTTTTAAAAAATCCGGATACAATTGTGGCAGACGGATATGATGAATTTTTAAAATTACTTGACAAACAATAA
- a CDS encoding pyridine nucleotide-disulfide oxidoreductase: MTETKKISRRELVKQGGLALSILAIPFPLTAFSNFNDMTDNKNFDVIIVGGSYAGLSAAMALGRALRNVLIIDSGLPCNRQTPHSHNFITQDGEKPSVIAEKAKKEVLKYDTVKFVTDLAVSGTKTDKGFEISTQSGKIYSAKKLIFATGLKDKMLNIDGFSECWGITVIHCPYCHGYEVKNQKTGILANGYAAFHLARLIRNWTKDLTVFTNGKSELTQEQTDEIKRHNISIVEKEITSLKHKKGVVEEIIFSDNSTFELEAIYSRPPFEQHCKIPELLGCELTEQGLIKVDAFQKTTVDNIFACGDSTNPVRAVSYAVSTGNNTGVFLNNAMTEEDFLK; encoded by the coding sequence ATGACTGAGACGAAAAAAATATCAAGACGAGAACTAGTAAAACAAGGGGGACTTGCTTTATCAATTTTAGCTATACCTTTTCCATTAACAGCATTTTCAAATTTTAACGACATGACTGATAACAAAAATTTTGACGTAATCATAGTTGGCGGAAGCTATGCAGGACTTTCGGCAGCAATGGCTTTGGGACGAGCATTAAGAAATGTTTTAATCATTGACAGCGGGTTGCCTTGCAACCGACAAACACCTCATTCACATAACTTTATTACGCAAGACGGAGAAAAACCAAGCGTTATTGCGGAAAAAGCAAAAAAAGAAGTGTTGAAATACGACACGGTAAAATTCGTAACTGACCTTGCCGTTAGTGGAACGAAAACCGATAAAGGATTTGAGATTTCAACTCAATCCGGAAAAATATATTCAGCTAAAAAACTCATTTTTGCGACGGGCTTAAAAGACAAAATGCTAAACATTGATGGATTTTCCGAATGTTGGGGGATTACAGTAATTCATTGTCCTTATTGCCACGGATATGAAGTAAAGAATCAAAAGACAGGGATTTTGGCAAATGGATATGCTGCATTTCATTTAGCTCGACTCATTCGTAACTGGACAAAAGATTTAACCGTATTTACCAATGGAAAATCGGAATTGACACAAGAGCAAACCGATGAAATCAAAAGACACAACATTTCAATAGTTGAAAAGGAAATTACCTCATTGAAACACAAAAAGGGAGTTGTTGAAGAAATAATTTTTTCAGACAATTCAACTTTTGAATTAGAAGCGATCTATTCAAGACCTCCATTTGAACAGCACTGTAAAATCCCCGAATTATTAGGATGTGAATTGACAGAACAGGGACTTATCAAAGTAGATGCATTTCAGAAAACAACGGTGGATAATATATTCGCTTGTGGAGATAGTACCAACCCAGTTCGTGCCGTATCATATGCTGTATCAACAGGGAATAATACCGGAGTATTCTTGAATAACGCAATGACAGAAGAAGATTTTTTAAAATGA